One genomic segment of Vagococcus intermedius includes these proteins:
- a CDS encoding phosphate ABC transporter substrate-binding protein PstS family protein: MKKYIHLCYLVLGVLLLSGCKVDNGESLNAVGSSAMQPLVEAAGEQYSGENFGKFINVQGGGSGTGLSQVQSGAVEIGNSDLFAEEKTGINAKELIDHKVAVVGTTPIVNKEVGLTDISLSDLKQVFTGKVTNWKEIGGNDLDIVIINRASGSGSRQTFEAAVLKGEQAVKSQEQESTGMVRQIVSTTPGAISYVAFSYVTDEVHALSIDKIKGTDQNVMINKWPIWSYEHMYTKGKPTGLTAEFLDYMLSDEIQQKVVPQLGYIPVDKMEIERHSDGEITSVSK; the protein is encoded by the coding sequence GTGAAAAAATATATCCATCTGTGTTATCTAGTTTTAGGAGTGCTGTTATTGTCAGGTTGTAAAGTAGATAATGGCGAATCACTAAATGCCGTAGGATCATCTGCGATGCAACCATTAGTAGAAGCTGCTGGTGAGCAATATAGTGGCGAAAATTTTGGGAAATTTATCAATGTTCAAGGTGGTGGAAGTGGTACAGGATTGAGTCAGGTTCAATCTGGCGCTGTTGAAATCGGTAACTCAGATTTATTTGCTGAAGAAAAGACAGGGATAAATGCAAAGGAATTGATCGATCATAAAGTAGCAGTAGTTGGCACAACCCCTATTGTAAATAAAGAAGTTGGGTTGACAGATATTAGCTTATCAGATTTGAAACAAGTTTTTACAGGTAAGGTCACTAATTGGAAAGAAATTGGCGGTAATGATTTAGACATAGTGATTATCAATCGCGCTTCGGGGAGCGGGAGCCGTCAAACCTTTGAAGCAGCTGTTTTAAAGGGCGAACAAGCGGTTAAATCACAAGAACAAGAATCAACAGGAATGGTGAGACAAATTGTTAGTACCACACCAGGTGCTATCAGTTATGTTGCTTTTTCTTATGTAACAGATGAGGTTCATGCTTTGTCGATTGATAAGATTAAAGGAACAGATCAAAATGTTATGATAAACAAATGGCCAATTTGGTCATATGAGCATATGTATACAAAAGGAAAGCCAACTGGTTTAACAGCCGAATTTTTAGATTATATGTTATCAGATGAGATTCAGCAAAAAGTTGTACCACAATTAGGCTACATTCCGGTTGATAAAATGGAAATTGAGCGTCATTCAGATGGTGAAATTACTTCTGTCAGCAAATAA
- the pstC gene encoding phosphate ABC transporter permease subunit PstC, whose amino-acid sequence MEDIRNDLLKVSKKAKLEKIGKAISFLCIAFIVAVVLAIFYFVASKGLATFFKDGINIFDFLFGTEWSPGNLGEDGKPLVGALPMILGSFTVTILSALVATPFAIGAAIFMTEISPKWGAKILQPVIELLVGIPSVVYGFIGLSVIVPAIRSIFGGSGFGILAGTFVLFVMILPTVTSMTTDALKSVPRHYREASLALGATRWQTIYKVVLRSAIPGILTAVVFGMARAFGEALAIQMVIGNAALMPHNLTTPAATLTSILTMGIGNTIMGTLENNVLWSLALLLLLMSLFFNIMIRLIGKKGAMK is encoded by the coding sequence TTGGAAGATATCCGTAATGATTTACTAAAAGTATCAAAGAAGGCTAAATTAGAAAAAATTGGGAAGGCAATTAGCTTTTTATGTATTGCTTTTATTGTTGCTGTAGTATTAGCAATTTTCTATTTCGTAGCAAGCAAAGGCTTGGCAACCTTTTTTAAAGATGGTATCAATATTTTTGATTTTTTATTTGGAACAGAATGGAGCCCGGGTAATTTGGGAGAGGATGGTAAACCTCTAGTTGGAGCTTTGCCAATGATTTTGGGTTCGTTTACTGTAACAATACTTTCAGCGCTAGTAGCTACTCCTTTTGCCATTGGTGCAGCTATCTTCATGACAGAAATTTCTCCTAAGTGGGGGGCTAAAATTTTACAACCAGTTATTGAATTATTAGTAGGAATCCCTTCAGTTGTCTATGGTTTTATCGGATTGTCAGTAATCGTTCCTGCTATTAGATCTATTTTTGGTGGGAGTGGATTTGGGATATTAGCTGGGACCTTCGTATTATTTGTAATGATTTTGCCAACAGTAACCTCGATGACGACAGATGCCTTAAAATCTGTCCCTAGACATTATCGTGAAGCTTCTTTGGCCTTAGGTGCAACTCGTTGGCAGACTATATATAAAGTTGTTCTTCGTTCGGCTATTCCAGGTATCTTAACAGCAGTTGTTTTCGGCATGGCTCGTGCTTTTGGTGAAGCCTTAGCGATTCAAATGGTAATTGGAAATGCTGCATTAATGCCTCATAATTTAACAACGCCTGCGGCTACTTTGACAAGTATTTTAACAATGGGAATAGGGAATACTATTATGGGAACCTTAGAAAATAATGTCTTATGGTCCTTAGCGTTGTTACTATTATTAATGTCACTATTCTTTAATATTATGATTCGATTAATTGGGAAGAAAGGGGCAATGAAATAA
- the pstA gene encoding phosphate ABC transporter permease PstA produces the protein MSPKKADKLATGILYAIASIIVLILASLLLYILVRGVPHISWEFLTQRSRTFQAGGGIGIQLFNSFYLLLITMIISVPISLGAGIYLSEYAGKNWVTDMIRTAIEILSSLPSVVVGLFGFLVFVVQAGLGFSIISGALALTFFNLPLLTRNVEESLKTVHFTQREAGLALGLSRWETVIKVVVPEALPGILTGLILGAGRIFGEAAALIYTAGQSAPALDFSNWNPLSISSPLNIFRQAETLAVHIWKVNSEGTMPDGVQVSAGASAVLIIAVLLFNMIARFLGKKLHKKMTSA, from the coding sequence ATGTCGCCAAAAAAAGCTGATAAATTAGCAACAGGAATATTATATGCGATTGCTAGTATTATTGTTTTGATATTAGCTAGCTTATTACTATATATCTTAGTTAGAGGAGTCCCACATATTAGTTGGGAATTTTTGACCCAAAGGTCTCGAACCTTTCAAGCAGGTGGCGGGATAGGTATTCAGTTATTTAACTCGTTTTATCTGTTATTAATTACTATGATTATCAGTGTGCCAATTTCATTAGGTGCAGGGATTTATTTATCGGAGTACGCGGGCAAAAACTGGGTTACAGACATGATTAGAACCGCTATTGAGATTTTAAGTTCGTTACCATCTGTTGTAGTCGGTTTGTTTGGTTTTTTAGTTTTTGTTGTGCAAGCAGGTTTAGGTTTTTCGATTATTTCAGGAGCATTAGCTTTAACCTTTTTCAACCTACCATTATTGACTCGAAATGTGGAAGAGTCACTAAAAACAGTTCATTTTACACAGCGTGAGGCGGGACTTGCTTTAGGCTTATCTCGTTGGGAAACAGTCATTAAAGTGGTTGTTCCAGAAGCTTTACCAGGTATCTTAACAGGGTTAATATTAGGCGCAGGGCGTATATTTGGTGAGGCTGCTGCCTTGATTTATACTGCGGGGCAAAGTGCTCCAGCCTTAGATTTTTCAAATTGGAATCCTTTAAGTATTTCTAGTCCATTAAATATTTTTAGACAAGCCGAGACGCTTGCTGTCCATATTTGGAAAGTCAATAGTGAGGGAACAATGCCTGATGGTGTCCAAGTTTCAGCCGGTGCATCAGCAGTGTTAATTATTGCAGTGTTACTATTTAATATGATTGCTCGATTTTTAGGGAAAAAACTACATAAAAAAATGACATCAGCCTAA
- the pstB gene encoding phosphate ABC transporter ATP-binding protein PstB codes for MREYDLNERNIIKLTDAHQKVAIATNDLHVWYGQNEAIKGVSLEFEKNKITSLIGPSGCGKSTYLRSLNRMNDEISGTKVTGEIMYQGIDINSSKVDVYEMRKHIGMVFQRPNPFSKSIYGNITFALKQHGLTDKQELDEIVESSLKQAALWDQVKDNLHKSALALSGGQQQRLCIARAIAMKPDVLLLDEPASALDPISTSKVEETLINLKQDYTIAIVTHNMQQAARISDYTAFFYMGNVLEYDETAKVFTRPKVRATEDYVSGHFG; via the coding sequence ATGAGAGAATATGATTTAAATGAACGAAACATTATAAAATTAACTGACGCGCATCAAAAAGTCGCGATTGCTACCAATGATTTACACGTCTGGTATGGACAAAATGAAGCGATTAAGGGGGTTAGTCTTGAGTTCGAAAAAAATAAAATAACTTCATTAATAGGTCCGTCAGGCTGTGGGAAATCAACATATCTTCGGTCACTTAATCGTATGAATGATGAGATTAGTGGGACTAAAGTAACAGGTGAAATTATGTATCAAGGGATTGATATTAATAGTTCTAAAGTAGATGTCTATGAAATGAGAAAGCATATTGGGATGGTTTTTCAACGACCGAACCCTTTTAGTAAGTCAATTTATGGTAATATCACATTTGCTTTGAAACAACATGGTCTAACAGATAAGCAAGAATTAGATGAGATTGTAGAATCTAGCTTAAAACAAGCTGCTTTGTGGGATCAAGTGAAGGACAACCTACATAAGAGTGCTCTAGCTTTATCTGGTGGACAGCAACAACGCTTATGCATTGCACGTGCTATCGCAATGAAACCAGATGTTTTGTTATTAGATGAACCAGCCAGTGCGTTAGATCCAATTTCAACCAGTAAGGTAGAAGAAACATTGATAAACTTGAAGCAAGATTATACGATAGCAATAGTCACTCATAACATGCAACAAGCCGCTAGGATTAGTGATTATACGGCGTTTTTCTATATGGGAAATGTATTAGAATACGACGAAACAGCAAAGGTTTTTACAAGACCTAAGGTTAGAGCAACAGAAGACTATGTTTCAGGACATTTTGGGTAG
- the pstB gene encoding phosphate ABC transporter ATP-binding protein PstB: protein MFQDILGRSETMTIIESKDLHLFYGEKEALKGIDLAFNQGEITALIGPSGCGKSTFLRSLNRMNDLIPNVTIKGDITFKNKNIYAEETDLVELRKQVGMVFQQPNPFPFSIYENVIYGLRLAGKTNRQELDQIVEESLKAAAVWDDVKDKLHKSALSLSGGQQQRVCIARVLAVKPEVILLDEPTSALDPVSSGKIENMLYELKNDYTMIMVTHNMQQASRLSDKTAFFLNGDLIEYDKTKKIFLNPTKKETEDYITGKFG from the coding sequence ATGTTTCAGGACATTTTGGGTAGGAGTGAGACTATGACAATCATTGAATCAAAAGATTTACATCTGTTTTATGGTGAAAAAGAAGCACTCAAAGGAATTGATCTGGCCTTTAATCAAGGTGAAATTACAGCTTTAATCGGACCCTCCGGTTGTGGTAAATCAACTTTTTTACGCTCGCTCAATCGTATGAATGACTTGATACCCAATGTGACGATTAAGGGTGATATAACATTTAAAAATAAAAATATTTATGCTGAAGAGACTGATCTTGTTGAGTTACGTAAACAAGTTGGCATGGTATTTCAACAACCGAATCCCTTTCCCTTTTCGATTTATGAAAATGTGATATATGGTTTAAGGTTAGCAGGTAAGACTAATCGCCAAGAGTTAGACCAAATAGTAGAAGAAAGCTTAAAGGCTGCTGCCGTTTGGGACGATGTTAAAGATAAGCTACATAAAAGTGCTCTGTCACTCTCAGGAGGGCAGCAACAAAGAGTCTGTATCGCCAGGGTGTTGGCAGTTAAACCAGAAGTGATTTTATTAGATGAACCAACTAGTGCGTTGGATCCTGTTTCAAGTGGTAAAATTGAAAATATGTTGTATGAATTAAAGAATGATTATACAATGATAATGGTGACACATAATATGCAACAAGCGTCACGATTATCTGATAAAACAGCCTTCTTTTTAAATGGCGATTTAATAGAGTATGATAAAACTAAAAAAATATTCTTGAATCCTACTAAAAAAGAAACAGAAGATTATATTACAGGTAAATTTGGTTAA
- the phoU gene encoding phosphate signaling complex protein PhoU, with the protein MLRTQFEDDLKNLHQKFYSMGQLVSTAVFKSVKAFIKHDKEIAYGVIDEDQQINELEVQLEKKSLEMIALQQPVTTDLRIIITVMKASSDLERIGDHAVSVAKSTIRVKGNARIIEVEEKISEMADAVKLMVDNVLDAYINEDAERAKEIAKSDSEVNAYFKEIYDMTIKEMKENPNTVIGGTDYLQVAGFLERIGDYVTNICEWIVYLKTGKILELNTNRDDEID; encoded by the coding sequence ATGTTACGCACACAATTTGAAGATGACTTAAAAAATTTGCATCAAAAGTTTTATAGCATGGGACAATTAGTTAGTACAGCTGTATTTAAATCGGTTAAAGCCTTTATCAAACATGATAAAGAAATTGCATACGGGGTTATTGATGAGGATCAACAAATTAACGAGTTAGAAGTGCAATTAGAAAAAAAGAGTTTGGAAATGATTGCCTTACAACAACCTGTTACAACAGACTTAAGAATTATTATTACCGTGATGAAAGCAAGTTCTGATTTAGAAAGAATTGGCGATCATGCTGTATCTGTTGCTAAATCAACGATAAGGGTTAAAGGGAATGCACGTATTATTGAAGTTGAGGAAAAAATTTCAGAGATGGCGGATGCAGTAAAACTGATGGTCGATAATGTCTTGGATGCTTACATCAATGAAGATGCTGAAAGAGCAAAAGAAATTGCTAAAAGTGATAGTGAGGTCAATGCGTACTTTAAAGAAATCTACGATATGACTATCAAAGAAATGAAAGAGAATCCTAATACAGTTATTGGTGGGACGGATTACTTACAAGTTGCGGGGTTTTTAGAGCGAATAGGTGATTATGTTACTAATATTTGTGAGTGGATAGTCTATTTGAAAACAGGTAAGATCTTAGAATTAAATACAAATCGTGATGATGAAATCGATTAA
- a CDS encoding trans-sulfuration enzyme family protein, translating into MNINTKLLHGYPVIDSETGASSIPKYQTSTFHQKDVFNHTGYSYSRFANPTVDAAEKCIAALENAKYGLAFSSGMAAINSVLFLLSNGDHLVLGKNIYGGTYQTVTDFLSRFGVECTFVDESNVGEWEEAVQDNTKMFYLESPSNPLLTITDLEAVANIAKQHGILTACDNTFMTPLAQHPLELGIDIAIHSATKFINGHSDVVAGLLATNNEEIYPQLKTHQKALGGTLGTEDAWLLLRGVKTMGLRMEKSVSNALQLAEFLESKVQVKTVYYPGLASHTNHDVHMKQASDGGAVLSFELENTDQVKALFDNCQVPIVAVSLGGVESILSYPWMMSHACMPEEERLKMGVTPTLLRFSCGIEDCDDLIADLDKCIN; encoded by the coding sequence ATGAATATCAATACTAAACTGTTACATGGTTACCCTGTCATCGACTCTGAAACAGGTGCCTCTTCAATTCCTAAATACCAAACATCTACTTTTCATCAAAAAGATGTCTTCAATCACACTGGTTATAGTTATAGTAGATTTGCTAATCCAACTGTCGATGCGGCTGAAAAGTGTATTGCTGCTTTGGAAAATGCCAAGTATGGCTTAGCTTTTTCATCCGGAATGGCTGCAATCAACTCGGTATTATTCTTATTATCAAACGGGGATCATTTAGTATTAGGTAAAAATATTTATGGCGGAACCTATCAAACCGTTACAGACTTCTTATCTCGCTTTGGTGTTGAATGTACCTTCGTAGATGAATCCAATGTAGGGGAATGGGAAGAAGCAGTACAAGATAACACTAAAATGTTCTATCTTGAGTCCCCATCCAATCCCTTATTAACAATTACCGACTTAGAAGCGGTTGCTAATATTGCCAAACAACATGGTATTTTAACAGCTTGTGATAATACCTTTATGACGCCACTAGCGCAACATCCTTTAGAATTAGGGATTGACATCGCTATCCATAGTGCTACTAAATTCATTAATGGACACAGTGATGTTGTAGCAGGATTGTTAGCTACCAACAATGAAGAAATCTACCCACAGTTAAAAACCCATCAGAAAGCACTAGGTGGGACACTAGGAACTGAGGACGCTTGGTTATTATTACGTGGCGTTAAAACAATGGGGTTACGCATGGAAAAATCTGTTTCTAATGCGTTACAGTTAGCTGAATTTTTAGAATCAAAAGTACAAGTCAAAACTGTTTATTACCCAGGTTTGGCCTCTCATACTAATCATGATGTTCATATGAAACAAGCTAGTGACGGGGGAGCTGTTCTTTCGTTCGAATTAGAAAATACTGATCAAGTCAAAGCACTATTTGATAATTGTCAAGTTCCAATTGTCGCTGTTAGTTTAGGTGGCGTTGAAAGCATCTTATCTTACCCATGGATGATGTCACACGCGTGTATGCCTGAGGAAGAACGTTTGAAAATGGGCGTAACACCTACCCTGCTACGTTTTTCATGTGGAATTGAGGATTGTGACGATTTAATTGCTGACTTAGATAAGTGCATCAACTAA
- a CDS encoding Rid family detoxifying hydrolase, translating to MGKIPAAIGPYSVYREVGDLVFVSGQLPVDGNTGEFPSSEFESQIKQVMENMKLVLEEMGANFDQVVKTTCFLKDLNDFGVFNEVYGSYFGTEFPARSAFQVAKLPKDALVEIEFIVNKGA from the coding sequence ATGGGAAAAATTCCAGCAGCAATCGGACCATATTCAGTTTATAGAGAGGTGGGCGATTTAGTTTTTGTATCAGGACAATTACCTGTTGATGGTAACACTGGTGAATTTCCATCAAGTGAATTTGAAAGTCAAATCAAACAAGTAATGGAAAATATGAAACTAGTCTTAGAAGAAATGGGTGCTAACTTTGATCAAGTGGTTAAAACAACTTGTTTTTTAAAAGACTTAAACGATTTTGGCGTATTTAATGAGGTTTATGGTTCTTATTTTGGAACAGAATTCCCAGCACGCTCAGCTTTTCAAGTAGCTAAATTACCTAAAGATGCCTTAGTAGAAATTGAGTTTATCGTGAATAAAGGGGCTTAA